The Oncorhynchus kisutch isolate 150728-3 unplaced genomic scaffold, Okis_V2 scaffold3923, whole genome shotgun sequence DNA window TTATACATAATGAGATTTAATAATAGTATCATGAGTATATGAAAGACGATACAATTATcaacatcaccccccccccccccccccccccacacacacaatatgaCATTTTCTATGATAACATTTATCCATTTAGATCCCAATGTGTGATATTACATAGACAcaggggagacctgatcctagatcagagctGCATATTATGCTGCACAGAGGTTACCATGGTGATCAGACTAAGTCAACTGTTTAAGAATGGGAGATGGATATGTTTTCTATAGAGCCTTTCATTTAGGGATCTATAACCACTGTCGGGTATAGGATGGAGATGAAATATGGCACGTTTTTGATTTCTGGTGTTTTTTTATTTGCCCTAAAAGagaaaaactctttccacatagacagacatagggtttctctccagtgtgtgttcactGGTGTGAATTCAGGGTCCCTAACTCAgcaaagctctttccacactgatcacagctataaggcttctctccagtgtgtgttcgctggtgtgAATTCAGGGTGGAAGCTCGAgcaaagctctttccacactgatcacagctataaggcctctctcctgtgtgtgttcgctggtgtATAGTTAGTTTATCTGATAgagcaaagctcttcccacactgatcacagctatatggcttctctccagtgtgtatgcgCTGATGTTTATTCAAGGTGGAAACCACAGCAAAGCTCTTTCCACACAgattacagctataaggcttctctccagtgtgtatgcgCTGGTGTATAATCAGGGTGTTAGCTAcagcaaagctcttcccacactgatgacagctataaggcttctctccagtgtgtacacTCTGGTGTATGGTTAGGGATCCTGCACTCGCAAAGTTTTTCCCACAATCAAGGCaggggtaaggcttctcccctgtatgaaTTCTCAGATGATATTTGAATGTGTAATATGTAGCAaacctcttcccacattgatcacagctgtaaggcttttcttctgtgtgtgttacctgatgTCTAGTTAGGTTGGAAGCTTGAGCAaacctcttcccacattgatcacagctgtaaggcttctcttctgtgtgtgttacctggtgtctAGTTAGGTTGGAAGCGTGAGCAaacctcttcccacattgatcacagctataagccttctctccagtgtgtgttacctggtgtgctGTCAGGTTGCCTGagtgattgaagctcttcccacactgatcacagctgtaaggcttctctccagtatgTGTTAGCTGGTGTGCTGTCAGGTTGCCTGCCTGATTaaagctctttccacactgaacacagctataaggcttctctccagtgtgtgttaccCGGTGTGTAGTCAGCTGTCCAGACCgagcaaagctcttcccacactgatcacagctataaggcttctctccagtgtgtgttacctggtgtgttGTCAGGTTGCCTGACTGATTgaagctctttccacactgataacagtgataaggcttctctccggTGTGAATACGCAGGTGAATTATGAAGGACCTCCGTGtagtgaaactcttcccacagtcagagcagctgtggtgagatttcttccctgtatgtctgtgCTGGTGTTTGAGGTGTTCTGATTGGGAGacactcttctctgcctcgtcagcaacATGTTGTAGTTGAAGCTCCCCAGATGATAAGTCCCTCccactgagaggaggagagtccCCTGTGAAACAGACATTGAAACAGACAttgaaacagacattgaataactCGGTTTTGGAAATATGGGTCCATAAACAAACATCAACAATATATCATTATACACTcagtggacagtttattaggtacactcctcagttcatgaaaataggtcactcctacagacagtgagttgtggctatggcttgctatataaagcagacagacaggcagagacattAAGTTCCTGTTTGATTGAACATCAGAAcgggcaaaacaagtgacctagGCGACTAAGCGAGGTATGATCGCCGGTGCCAGGCGCGCCGGATTCAGAATCTCAGAAACAGCCACTCCCCTGGACTTTTCAC harbors:
- the LOC116372114 gene encoding zinc finger protein OZF-like, which gives rise to VPCHNSPGSSLLLGLKRVFVRLVDCRKTPGQSGTVREGHEEGDLISSRDSPPLSGRDLSSGELQLQHVADEAEKSVSQSEHLKHQHRHTGKKSHHSCSDCGKSFTTRRSFIIHLRIHTGEKPYHCYQCGKSFNQSGNLTTHQVTHTGEKPYSCDQCGKSFARSGQLTTHRVTHTGEKPYSCVQCGKSFNQAGNLTAHQLTHTGEKPYSCDQCGKSFNHSGNLTAHQVTHTGEKAYSCDQCGKRFAHASNLTRHQVTHTEEKPYSCDQCGKRFAQASNLTRHQVTHTEEKPYSCDQCGKRFATYYTFKYHLRIHTGEKPYPCLDCGKNFASAGSLTIHQSVHTGEKPYSCHQCGKSFAVANTLIIHQRIHTGEKPYSCNLCGKSFAVVSTLNKHQRIHTGEKPYSCDQCGKSFALSDKLTIHQRTHTGERPYSCDQCGKSFARASTLNSHQRTHTGEKPYSCDQCGKSFAELGTLNSHQ